From the genome of Astatotilapia calliptera chromosome 3, fAstCal1.2, whole genome shotgun sequence:
CACaataaaagagacaaaagataATCTGAGGAGAATTATGAAGCCAAGAAGAATCTGAAGTTTCTCCTCGGCTTTATTGCTAATTTCAGGTCAGTGCTGCTAAAAGGCCCCTGTAGTAATGTAACATCCATACACAGGGGATCATTTGGAAGCTGAATCACCGGATTTTTCCCTTAGGAAATTTTGGAGGTGTCAAAGAAGGAAATTCAGACATGACACATGacacttcctctttctctttctctcctctctgcagTCTCCGTCTTTCCTCTGTCCATCCtgacgatggaggtggaggcCAGCCCCGCTGAGACAACTCAGATGACCACGCCCCTCTGCCTCACCAAACACTCTACCATTGACACACAAACTCACCCAGAACTGCCCTCCAGCACGGTGCTCGGCAGACCCCAGAGCCCGGCGGGTTTACCAGAGGGGAGATCAGAGATCAAGAGGAGGCCGCAGGCCAGCTCCACGTACTTCCGAGCCAAAATAAAGGTAAGAACTGAGAGGGACAGAGCACAGCACAACGTGTCAAAATATTTTTGATTGAGTTTACAAGGTAGAATTTTGTGTTACTGTACAAGGTCTTAgactgatttattattatttatggaTGGCATTGTGAATCATGTCTTTCTTTCCCATCTCAGGTAACTACAGGCGAGTTACCCCCAGATCCAGCTCCCCTTGCTCTGGCTCTTCCTCTCATTCCCACTCCGCAACCATTAGCTGCACTTCCTCCTGCACCGACCCCACCCCCCCCAGAGCCGGTCCCAATGGTGACCAGATCCACGGGTCAAAGTCAAAGTGGGTCGATGGGAGCGTTCGTGTGCCAGGTtcgtttccctttttttttttttttttttttgtgcgttaTGATCGTAGAACCTGAAATACACATTTCAGCTTTATTACTTTTGTAAAACTAAATGATGTGTAGAAACACTGCCATCATAGCTGCCAAATGCAACCTAATTTTATCTCAAACACccactgcattaaaaaaccCTATAAATTGTGTTATTATATattaattacatatataagATAAGACGTGGTTAGAGACGTGTTACATAGGTGCAGTTTGCACAGAATGCCTCACACAAAGATAAACACTGACTGTAAACTTGGCTAATGTTTGTCCACAAGAAAAACGAAAGGTGGCTGAAGGTCGGCGAAGTGTGGAAGTGCCCTGACCTGATTGTCGTGTTGTTGCTTCATTTACAGGTTTGCCAGAAGACTTTCCAGTACCAGCGGATGTTGAACAGACACATCAAGTGTCACAACGAGACAAAGAGACACCTGTGTAGCTTCTGCGGCAAAGGCTTCAACGACACCTTCGACCTCAAAAGACATGTGCGCACACATACAGGTAGCCACTCACTTTGTGTGTTTAGACCATAAAACAAGTGTACAAAACGTAcacaattaaaatttttaaaatgacCTAATAagtgaataatttttaaaagtgcaagtatatattatattatttttggcATATTCAGACCTCCACACGTACACAGAGGTAACGGATGATGTTCCTTTCATTTTCCACACAGGCGTCCGTCCATACAAGTGCAACTTCTGCGACAAGGCCTTCACCCAGCGCTGCTCTCTGGAGTCCCACATGAAGAAGATCCACAGCGTCACCCTGAAGTACGCCTACAAGGAGCGACGCAACAAGCTGTACGTGTGCGAGGAGTGCGGCCACACGGCGGCAACTCAGGATGCGCTGCTCATCCATCTCCACTCACTTCACCCTGACAGCGCCCTGCTGAAGAGCAAGGCCGCGAGAAGAGTGGGAGAAAGAGACGGCGGGTCGGTCGGAGGATCCATTCCCGGTTCTCCGCAGGGAGCTGAAAGCGATGATACCACTGGATCGGCCGAGCAGTAAAGGGAGAAGATACAGAAGATACTCAGAAATTAACTCAGGGGGCATCGATGAAGGACTGTGTTGAGTGCAGAGGTGACTGTTTGAGCCAAGATGCATAGCCATGGGAGAAAGAAAGCTACTGATTGCACTGTATAGGTGTGCatatctacgtgtgtgtgtgtgtgtgtgtgtgtgtgtgtgtgtgtttggatttgGGCATCTACTGTAAATAACTCAGTGGAATAATGCATTAAAGAAGATTAAGTTTGACTTTTACAAAAAGCTGTTGGGGTACTCTACTTTGTCTTGAGTAAAGTGCTCGAGTAGCGCAACATCAGAACTTTTAAATATAGGAAACCGTGTTTTGGAGTTGCTGCAGATCAAACTTGTTGCAACACACACCGCTGGTACTCTCCTCTGCTGATCAGGAGtactcacaaaaacacagtgcCGTTTAGGTGGTCGTGTATCAGGCCTTTCCCATAGACTGTATAGCAAAGATGGACAtggcccccttttttttttttttttttttttactgtgttcaTAAAATGCTATGTTGAAGAATAATTGAAAGTGTTTACTAAGATCTcagaaaaatgagaaatgtttttttgtgttttcatagaCTTCCGTGCATTCAGGCTTGTTTTGCAACCTGCCGGTCGTTTCAAAGACTGCAGGTGTCAGGGGTTTCACCAAATTCCAGCAACCTGATTTACGAGAAGACCGGTCCTAATGTTTTGGCTCATCTGTGCATTTACATGTGGCATTTTGATCTGCATGAGAATCGCTATCATAGATAgaatatttttacatatttgttttcatgtgaatATTACCAGTGGGTTTATATGTACAGCAAGAAACTatgaaaatgtgcttttaaaaaaaacaaacaaacatttatccATTAAAGGGACTAATATATTACGAGGATTTGTTTGGTCACAGTTTGTCCTTTACAGTAAGCCACACTGCAGATGCAAGCTAAACGAGGATTTGAGGTTAACTAAGTGACTTATAAGTAGCTGCCTGCTGGTACTGCCAAAGGAAGGGACTCCTGAGACAAAAGTACACTTACATAGTAATGAGGTCCTTGAGGTGTCTGTGAGTTTGAAAGCAGTGCCCTTGGAAATGTTTAGTACaggaaatatatgtaaaatatattGAAAAGCAGCCGTGAtgaagtaaaagtaaataaagtaagaaagtaaagcATCTTTATTGGCCCTGAGGGGAAACCTGCCAGGGGCAAAAGGTATGTTGCTTTACATACAGAACACGAGGACAAAATAAGAAATTAAATCACGTTGTTAAAAACAGGAGCATACCTCACAAAAATATGTTACCACTATAGCCTACATAAATCCTTATCAGCATATGCAAAACTGTATGAAGACATGAGGGGACACTAAATCAGTCATAGCTACTTTTctcaaatgaaaatatgaagctggaaatgagcacatTAGTGCCCATTTAAAAATCCTGCtcggtctaaaaaaaaaaaaaaaaaaatcctgctcggtctaaataaaataaaactgttcttCATGGTTTACATCCGTCAGGATTGAACATCATGGTAATTTAGCAGTTTTAATGATTCCTTTGAactgctctttttccagggcggAAGGATTGTACATGTAATCTAATTACTCTAAAGGAACATGAATCGTGGGGAGAAGCTTGAAcgcattttggattttctccaaTCCACACAAGGTCCAGAGTATAAATAcaatcatttaaatatttaatagatATAGTGCCGAATGTTCTACATTGTCTTTAAGTTTGACAAGGCCAAGGTGTGTTAACTCCTCTCCAATAATCATGTTTGACTACTactggtagtttctctttgtcagcttTGTCAGCTGACTGACCAATGCTCATAACAATGGGAACGTCTAAAGAACCAAATGAGGATCTAAGAAGAAGAATTGTAGATTTACACACATTGGGAAAATCTCTTGTAGTCGTTTCTGAACAAATGCAGATTTAGAAATCATCAGTTCATTTTTCCGAGATCTGGAAGAAGAACAAAGTTTTATGTTCAGACGAGACAAATATGGAGCTCTTTGCCCTCGCTGAATAACAGGTATGTTTATAGGTATAAAGGTGAGGCTGTAAACCTAAGAACACTGTACCAGCTGTGAAGcatggtggtagcatcatgatctggggctgttttgctgctagTTGTACTGGTACATACATGGGTGAACCGTGGACACAGTTGGGtattccaacaggacaatgatcccaaacacagattaaaactggttttggaatggATAAATTTAAGCTAATATTAAGCCCGACCTCAACCCTACTGAAAATATGTGGACTTCACTTCAAAAGCTGGGTCTGTCCCAAGAAACTTATCAATTCTGCCAAGAAAAGTGATCAAATATCAAGTTAGTATTATGACAGAAGCTTcccacatagcaagcaggtctggcccggatctggtatcaagccggcactgctgactgacttctggcatgataagacgtatgtcatccagataagggtcaggcctggcatagatggcactgtctatGTGATGGCAGCCACACCTAGCCCAATTGTGGTTTGgtgtatgtggcccaggctcatagaaaacaggtcttgCCCAGATCTGGCATCAAGCTagcacttctgactgaccggtgtcatggcagggtgtatgtcagccagatgtgggccaggtctggcaatgatggcactatttatgttcctattttcctattttagttagaagacccaaatgccatgttgcaatactatactgctatggtagccaacgtttcaaatgcaggtttgacaggtttgtgagtgtacacttaatccaaaacctagtgagagTTTGCTCAGGTTTAccagtgggtggctgtagctcaggaggtagaacaggtcacctactgattggaaggttagtggtttgattcctggctcTTCCAGTCTGCATATCAAGAGTGTGAAtatagttaggaagcactcagctTAGAGAAAGCgtggtgtgattgggtgaaggtggcatgttgtatagagcactttgagtaatctgggagagtagaaaagcgctgtgTAAGattcagtccattcactgtctgaacagagttttgttatgttgcttttgcactattatgttctggcacatgttgttattacatggcttgattaaggtacacattaggctgacacacatactgcaaagaatgacggccctttggtggcccagatcaggtttgccagaggtaatccacacacgggccagcacaggactaccagtgtgtctgcaactggccttgtgctggcccatgtgtgggccaaatctggcaaaccagatccggaccataccaattttgctatgtgggttgATGATGGCTATCAAAAGCTTCTGGTTGACGCATAACTTGCTAAGGGACATTTAACCAGATATAAGTGGGGGTGTTTTGATCTGTGTCGATTAGAGAAAATTCAAAGCAGATTGCAACTTGTGCACCCAGTTCTTGtttttcaaagtcatttaaTATGCTTTATGCTGTaaaatcattccaccctggaaaaagaacagttcaaagaaatcattaaaagcccaaaatcaCCACAAAGTTTGGGCCCATGATGATTGGATGTACATTTCTGACCACAGCTTTAGTTGCTATTACTGCTGCTGAGTTCTTGGTACAATTGACTGTTAAATCTTTAAGTCCATATTTCTACATAGGGCTGTGTGTTCAGTATCATTATATCCGCTCAAATATGAAGCAGTAAAGCCAATATTAAGTCTCATTGGTGGATTTTCTTGAGCTTCCTGTATAAATCCTCAAATAGCTTTATTATTCTGCCTTTCAGTCCACCCAGACCAACCCGTTCCAATACACCGCAAATGCTTCAGCAacagcatttcatttcacaCCACCGCCTTGTTTTGTTGCTGCTAGTCGCTAATTATGCTACCTTTCCCAAGTGtttggctgtgtgtgtgctagAGAGAGGTAGAGGCTGTGGTTGGGAGGGTGAGGTCGGATTCCTGATCTCTGTCCGGTCTTGTTGGAGGATTCCAGGAGACTGCTTTCAGCCTCAGGATATGTGTAAAAAGACTCAGGTGACGACAAGATAACGGTCTTGAAAGTTAACTGAAACAGAAGTTTGAGAGTCATACAGTTGTTCACACCTTCCCTTTTCACACATTGTTAATGAATAATGTTCCACATAGCAGCACTATTGACATTTTCCTGTATCTATCTTTTTATGTGCTTTCTAAGACTGTTGAATTGTTTAGGTACATTAAAGTGTAAAGATATTTGTGTTGACCTGAAGATTAATGCTACTGACTTGTAGTAACTCCACATGGTTGACATTGTGGTTTTAGGAAATTTGTTTCTACCACTTCTGTTTGTATTGGTGTCAGAAGTTATTTGGGATGTAAAAAGAGCCTCTCAATGTTTGCCAGGCACTCTTCAAACATGAGTGTGAGCTTAGAGGTTAGTTTAGTTTAGCAAAGTTGAAATCTGTGCGAGGCTGAAAACCAGTCATAAATGGTTATGTCCTTTGAGCCAACAGGTGGaactacattaaaaacaattacaAACAGATATTATTCAGCAGCGGAAATCACTACAAAGCCTCAGAAAGACTTCTAAAAACTATTGTCAGTGAAAACAGTTCAGTGCTGAATCCATTGATCTAAGTTAAATGTCCCTTTTAAGTATTCTTTTGGCTTTAAAGGCCACTACAGTCGATGATCTGCCTCCATTTCGCCCAATCCATAacatcctcctctgtaacaCCAAACTTTAACCTGCTGCTTGCGTCTTAACCTTTCCAccagcttcactgttacacctgtctccctctcattcaaaCGAATGTATTAAGTCTtgcttctactgactttcaCTCCCCTTCTATCCAGTttatacctccacctctccagcctctcttccacctgctcccgACTCTCACTGCATGTCACAATGTACTCTGCAAACATCATCAGATGACACTCCTACCTCACCTGTCAGCCACTCCATCCCCACTGCAAGAAAGTAGTAATCCCACCCCCACCTTGAACCCATCTGTCTTGCTGTCCTCATgcatgtcctgcaccaccctcacatacttctctgccactcctgaTTTCCTCATGCAGTGCCACAGTTCGTCTCTTGATACCCCATCATATGTTTtctgtaaatccacaaagacacagtgaagCTCCTTCCAACCTTTTCTATACGTATCCATCAATACTTTCAAAGCAGGTATCACATCGGTGGTGCTCTTTCTCAGCATGAAGCCATACTGTTGCTCACTGATCGTCACTCGCTTCTTAGCCTTGCTTAACAACTCTTTCCCCCAGTTTCATGGTATGACTCATCAACTTTATCCTTCTGTAGTTAATACAGCTCGGCACATCACCCTGTGCTATAAAAATAGGTACCATTACACTTCTCATGCACTCTGTAGGTATTCTCTCATTCTCCAGAATTGTTGAACACTCTGGTTGAAAAGTCTCATAGACATCTTCATACATCTACCTCTTCAAAGGACAACAAAAACCAAGATGCTGAAACACTGCAGCATtctctgaaaactgctgtggtCTAATTAATCAAAATCTGAAAATCTTTTCTGGGAATCATGACATCATCCCAGCTAAAGAAGAGACAGATCATGTGACCTGTTATCAGTGAACAATTCAAAAGCATCTCTGATGGTACGACAGTACATAAGTGCACCCGTCTGAAGTGCTGCACATTTTTGAGTATATGTGCTAACGTCTACACATCTTTTTCAAAGGAGAGCTTTACATATTTCAGTAAGACAACATCAAATTATTTGGCGTGTGATGTATGCTGGAGGGCTCTGTGGAAACATGCAACCACTGAATACATCTGGATAATTCTGAAACAAAGGAGTCCACAAACCATTTCAGACAGCTGGAGACCAgcaattcttttttctttttctttttaaattagtatcatatttttataaaggTAAAAAATGTCTCTGTGTTGCCTTTAGTTATTAAATATAAGGTTGGattttaaaataagttttttCAGATTACAGGTTTATTATATCACTATTATACTATTATTGCCTCCTTTGCCGCTAGAGGCCACTCGTCACATTAGGAACCTTTGGGGCTTCCGTCCCTTTTGTGTCACGTGACATATGTCAACAAGGAAGTGGGCTGTGTCTTTGAATACAAGGCGCCAGTAGCCGTTCCTAGTCAACAAGTGAAAGGTAATCAGCATTATAGGACATCCACACAACTTCTCTTTACATTTCTGTCTGATCTAACTGTCTGTACACACGTCTTTGAACCCGCAGAGCTCCCGTAGCTTGTTTGAAAAACTTTATTTGGGGTTGACTTTATCTTACACAGGCTAAATCGATTCCTGCTTTTCCCGACAGATCCCGAGGGATGCCCGCCACCGAGCCGGTCCGGTTGGGTCGGAAACGCGCCCTGCCCTCGTGCCCGAACCCGCTGTTCCTCAAGTGGCTCACCGAGCTCCGGGACGAGGCGAAGGAGAAAGGACTAAAGATCCAATACACCTACCACAAGGTACAGAGGATGTAGCGGTTAGCAGGGGTTAGCACTCTCGCCTTAAAGCAAGAGGGATCCTAGTTGGCTTCTGGGTGGAAGCTTACCTCAGCTATCACTGGGTACATCCTGGGCCGACAATCCaccacagggctaacacacagacacaggcacACCCAAGATCAATTTAGAAACACCAGTTAATCTGAAATGCATGcatggactgtgggaggatgctggagtacccagagagaagcATGCAGGCACAGACGACATATAAAGAGGCTCTAACTGGCTGGCAAGTTCAAACCAtaaaccttcttgctgtgaggtgcaCAAACCACCACTGTGgacaaatataacaaataaaatccTTCCATGTGTCTACAAGCTTTCCGTTTTTGATGGACAATGTGGAATTAAAAGGGATATAAATCACCAGGAAAGCAGAAATGGctaatttctatttatttttgtgtgctgctgtcttttttaaGGCCATCAACTCACTGAATAAATATCCACTGCCGCTCAAGAACGCCAAAGAGGCAAAGATCCTCCAAAACTTCGGAGACGGCATCTGTAAGATACTGGATGAAAAGCTGCAACGGTATTATAGAGAGAACGGTAAGAAGCAAACGCATGGGTGGATAagatgatccaaaacacacgcTAATATGTTTACAACACAGAACTAGACTAGATTTCACTgtatgtgtacttgtgtgttacttttcttcactgtttcaattcagttctTTATACAGCATCAATTAACAACAGCCGCCGCTTCAATGCACCTTAAAAGTGATAGGGAGGAACAATCAGGCAataccctatgagcaagcacttggcagcTGTGGTCAAGAAgagctcccttttaacaggaagaaacctccgacagaaccagggtCAGGAAAGGGCAGCCATCTGACATTAGCAACACAAAGAGACCAAGGACTAACTATGAGGGAGACGAGACAAAAGTTTCAGAAATGCAGTTGTggcatttaaaaacatcagaaGTGAAAAGAGAGGAGTGGAGAAAAAaggctcagtgcatcatgggaagtcccaGAGTAGCCTTTCTTTAGAAGTTTTTAGAAGCACTATTAAAGGacgattcagggtcacctgatcgaGCCCTAACTATTTGCTTTATCAAACAGGAAGGTTTTAAACCTAAACTAATAATTAGATAGGGTGTCTGTCTAATTAGAAGAGGggtctgaaagctgaaggctctgcctcccattctacttttaaatcctatcctaggaaccacaagtaagccggcagtctgagagagaagtgcTCTTTTCAGATATAATGGAGCCTGATCATTCTGGCTTTTGTATGTCCTCAATGATCAGGCAATCAAACAAAATGAGCTTGTGATTAAAAAGTAGAATTAAGAGCAAAACTGTAGAAAATCATACAAAAAATGCATCATTGCAAAGTTTGCTTTGCAAATCTGGAAGTTTGTATTCATGTAATTGTTGACCTCTCAATAAACTTATGTTGTGTTCAATGTCTGTAGTTTTGCATCAAATCATAAAACATTAAAGGAACAAATATTTAGTCTGTTTAAAGTAGAGGAAGTGAGCTTTTAATGGACGCTTAACCCCAGATCACTGAAAGCAGTTTTGTAACATTATCATTAATGTCAGGTATGTTTTAccctgtaaaacaaacaaacatcaacatatATTGAGCTGAAAGAATACATGGCAAACTGAAGTAATCCTCTTTTATTTCTCACTATACAGCATCTCACTAAACAAAGAAGGTATCATGGTGGGACTCTGTAAAGAGATTCTGAGATTAGTAAAACTAGGGAGTTGTTaacaaaaaagataaataaaaaaataatcagtggaACAGGTAACGTGTTCTTTGGTCAGACCATTGCAGAGACGTGTGAGCCTTGTCGAGTGACCTCTAAGTGATATTTACTCTGTGAAAATCACGTATCACAAACCAACCAGTTTACCGTGTCTTCACCTGTTCCTCTGCTCCAGGTGCTGACGCTTCTATACACGCTCTCCCCAAAGGAGCGCCCCCTCCTGGCCGATCAGACAATAACATCATCCTGGCTCCATCCAAAAAGGTAAAGTTGGAAACAAAGAGGAGATTcatggaaataaatattttccttcACACCAATAAATGCGTTTTGTGATTACAGTAAAAGTAGAAGCATCAGAaacgacaacaaaaaaacctcagCCAGATATTTGCAGTATGAGGGGATGTTTCCATTGTCATTACAgtgtgtaactattttttccTCATAGAAAAATGCTGCAGGTGATCAAGGaaaggatggaggaggagatggagggaggaagaagaagagggagtATGTCCCCCAGAAGAGATCCGGGGGCTATGCTGTGCTGCTGACTCTTTACAAAGAAACTCAGGTAGATTTTTCGTCTTTCTTCCAACTACTGCAGCATCAGTCAGTGTTAAACCGGTGTTTCATTACCGCCGTGTGCTTTCTGTCTAGGTCCCTGGTAGTAAAGGTTACATGTTTAAGATGGAGCTGCAGGCAGAAGCTCAGCATCTCTGTGACAAATCGTTCACTGTGGTGAGTGCTTTCACTTCGATCTCATGTGTTCTTCATCCGTCTGCATGCACGCCGTCTTCTTGTGAAGTGTCCATCCTTCATTTTCTCTGTCTGCAGCCTGATTTAGGCAGTAAGTACACCGCCTGGAGCTCAGTCAGCACTCTGATCCAGAAGAACCTGGTGATAAAGACTCACAATCCTGCAAGGTACGGCTGCTTGAAGCGTGTCAGTGCTTTTACTGTAACCTCACGTCTTTTCTTTTAGTCTTGTAGAAGTCGGCTTATTTTCGTATTGAGTGTTTTAAGTGCAGCTAATTTAGGtagtaaaatgtgttttttagaaATTAAGCTTTTGACTTATTTGGACAGGATTAGAATGAATGCATCAGAGGGACAGGCTGAAGTCTCAGGCTTGAAGACAAAGAGCTGGGGCTGAGATGGATAGTAGATGCTGAATGTGGAgctggcaggcaggaggaaaggTGGCCACAGAGGTGCTTCATGGATGTAGTGTAGGAGGACCTGCAGAGGGTTTTGGAGGAGGATGATAGGGTGAGGTGGAAGCAGATGATCTGCTTTggtaagaagaaaaagaatcgGTGTAATTTTGACTGAAATTAGGATCAACTTAGTAATCAGACTGTTAACAAATCAAATAATTTCTAGTCTCTCTCTTCTGCTGTATTTGACAAAGATGCTTCTTAGCTGCTTTTTGTTGTCGCACTTGCTGCTAAAACTTAACAGTTGTTGCTGTTTCAGCTCTACTTTATTTAAACTCTGCCAACGACCACAAAGATGTAATCCACCATGCAGtattttttctttgcctttgtgCTTCTTTCAGGTATTCTCTGACAGAAGGAGGTCTGACTTTGGCCGAGCGACTGGCATCCGCAGAGCAGACGAACACAGACGGGGACAGAGAGGCGGTTAGGAGTGAGTTAGAGGCGACTGAGGAAGATGATCCCGTCGTAGACCTCACTGGtagtgatgaagatgaagaagagaaggaggagaacaGAATACAGTGAGTGGAAACTAAAAGATTGAATCCTCATctccttatttttttctctcttggaATAAAGCATTCCTCTTCTTTTCACAGCCCTGCAGAGAGACAA
Proteins encoded in this window:
- the ovol1a gene encoding putative transcription factor Ovo-like 1a, whose translation is MPRAFLVKKANVSPGKRNWSELPDHERGDVYIPVSVFPLSILTMEVEASPAETTQMTTPLCLTKHSTIDTQTHPELPSSTVLGRPQSPAGLPEGRSEIKRRPQASSTYFRAKIKVTTGELPPDPAPLALALPLIPTPQPLAALPPAPTPPPPEPVPMVTRSTGQSQSGSMGAFVCQVCQKTFQYQRMLNRHIKCHNETKRHLCSFCGKGFNDTFDLKRHVRTHTGVRPYKCNFCDKAFTQRCSLESHMKKIHSVTLKYAYKERRNKLYVCEECGHTAATQDALLIHLHSLHPDSALLKSKAARRVGERDGGSVGGSIPGSPQGAESDDTTGSAEQ